A section of the Cinclus cinclus chromosome 27, bCinCin1.1, whole genome shotgun sequence genome encodes:
- the CCND3 gene encoding G1/S-specific cyclin-D3 isoform X2, producing MELLCVEAAPRAPRAGRDPQLLGDRRVLQNLLSLEERYSPRVSYFQCVQRDIQPYMRKMLAFWMLEHWELLVLEKLKWDLVSVIANDFLPHILHRLPLPADKVELVKKHAQTFIALCATDYTFVMYPPSMVATGSIGAAVHGLTLSVSGFSGEAVTELLAGITGTEVDCLKACQEQIEAALAESLKQASQSQQEFSTKTAPYGSTQPTSTPTDVTDVNL from the exons atggagctgctgtgcGTGGAAGCCGCGCCCCGTGCTCCCCGCGCCGGCCGCGACCCGCAGCTGCTGGGGGACCGGCGGGTGCTGCAGAACCTGCTGAGCCTGGAGGAGCGCTACAGCCCCCGCGTGTCCTACTTCCAGTGCGTGCAGCGCGATATCCAGCCCTACATGCGGAAGATGTTGGCGTTCTGGATGCTGGAG cactgggagctgctggtgctggagaaGCTCAAGTGGGACCTGGTGTCGGTGATTGCCAACGATTTCCTGCCTCACATCCTGCACCGGCTGCCACTGCCCGCAGACAAGGTGGAGCTGGTGAAGAAACACGCCCAGACCTTCATCGCCCTCTGTGCCACAG ACTACACCTTTGTGATGTACCCCCCGTCCATGGTCGCCACGGGCAGCATCGGGGCCGCCGTCCACGGCCTGACCCTCTCGGTGAGCGGCTTCAGCGGCGAGGCCGTCACGGAGCTGCTGGCCGGGATCACGGGCACGGAGGTG GACTGCCTGAAGGCCTGTCAGGAGCAGATCGAGGCTGCCTTAGCCGAGAGCCTGAAGCAGGCATCccaatcccagcaggaattcagcACCAAGACGGCGCCGTACGGGAGCACCCAACCCACGAGCACCCCCACGGACGTCACCGACGTCAACCTGTGA
- the CCND3 gene encoding G1/S-specific cyclin-D3 isoform X1, whose product MELLCVEAAPRAPRAGRDPQLLGDRRVLQNLLSLEERYSPRVSYFQCVQRDIQPYMRKMLAFWMLEVCEEQKCEEEVFPLAMNYVDRYLSSVAVQKNHLQLLGAVCMLLASKLRETMPLTVEKLCIYTDNSITPQELLHWELLVLEKLKWDLVSVIANDFLPHILHRLPLPADKVELVKKHAQTFIALCATDYTFVMYPPSMVATGSIGAAVHGLTLSVSGFSGEAVTELLAGITGTEVDCLKACQEQIEAALAESLKQASQSQQEFSTKTAPYGSTQPTSTPTDVTDVNL is encoded by the exons atggagctgctgtgcGTGGAAGCCGCGCCCCGTGCTCCCCGCGCCGGCCGCGACCCGCAGCTGCTGGGGGACCGGCGGGTGCTGCAGAACCTGCTGAGCCTGGAGGAGCGCTACAGCCCCCGCGTGTCCTACTTCCAGTGCGTGCAGCGCGATATCCAGCCCTACATGCGGAAGATGTTGGCGTTCTGGATGCTGGAG GTGTGCGAGGAGCAGAAGTGTGAGGAGGAGGTTTTCCCGCTGGCCATGAACTACGTGGATCGTTACCTGTCCTCGGTGGCCGTGCAGAAGAaccacctgcagctgctgggagctgtgtgcaTGCTGCTGGCCTCCAAGCTGAGGGAAACCATGCCCCTGACCGTGGAGAAGCTCTGCATCTACACCGACAACTCCATCaccccccaggagctgctg cactgggagctgctggtgctggagaaGCTCAAGTGGGACCTGGTGTCGGTGATTGCCAACGATTTCCTGCCTCACATCCTGCACCGGCTGCCACTGCCCGCAGACAAGGTGGAGCTGGTGAAGAAACACGCCCAGACCTTCATCGCCCTCTGTGCCACAG ACTACACCTTTGTGATGTACCCCCCGTCCATGGTCGCCACGGGCAGCATCGGGGCCGCCGTCCACGGCCTGACCCTCTCGGTGAGCGGCTTCAGCGGCGAGGCCGTCACGGAGCTGCTGGCCGGGATCACGGGCACGGAGGTG GACTGCCTGAAGGCCTGTCAGGAGCAGATCGAGGCTGCCTTAGCCGAGAGCCTGAAGCAGGCATCccaatcccagcaggaattcagcACCAAGACGGCGCCGTACGGGAGCACCCAACCCACGAGCACCCCCACGGACGTCACCGACGTCAACCTGTGA
- the BYSL gene encoding bystin, with protein sequence MPKARRARGSGAAPALPLAEQILQDAAPRARAKRGEPGGAEERAGDGGGDEFVDARLSRRILEQARRQQEELEAEHGPGAPAAPRRRSVVLAPLLAGPGSDSEDDEEWPSLEKAAAIAGQSGDYGGEVEVDPEDEKAIEMFMNKNPPLRRTLADIIMEKITEKQTEVETALSELSGCPMPQLDPRVLEVYRGVREVLSKYRSGKLPKAFKIIPALSNWEQILYITEPETWTAAAMYQATRIFSSNLKERMAQRFYNLVLLPRIRDDIAEYKRLNFHLYMALKKALFKPAAWFKGILIPLCESGTCTLREAIIIGSILSKCSIPVLHSSAALLKLAEMQYSGANSIFLRLLIDKKYALPFRVLDALVFHFLAFRTEQRLLPVLWHQSFLALAQRYKEDLSSEQKEALLELLKFHSHPQISPEIRRELMNSKTRDVEGEQAVAVE encoded by the exons ATGCCCAAGGCCCGGCGGGCGCGGGGCTCCGGCGCGGCTCCGGCGCTGCCCTTGGCCGAGCAGATCCTGCAGGACGCGGCCCCGCGGGCCCGGGCGAAGCGCGGGGAACCCGGCGGGGCGGAGGAGCGGGCCGGGGATGGCGGCGGGGACGAGTTCGTGGACGCGCGGCTGTCCCGGCGCATCCTGGAGCAGGCACGGcggcagcaggaggagctggaggccGAGCACGGCCCCGGAGCGCCCGCAGCCCCCCGGCGGCGCAGCGTGGTTCTCG CGCCGCTCCTCGCAGGTCCCGGCTCGGACTCGGAGGATGATGAGGAGTGGCCCTCGCTGGAGAAGGCGGCGGCGATCGCTGGACAGAGCGGGGACTACGGCGGGGAGGTGGAGGTGGACCCCGAGGACGAGAAAGCCATCGAGATGTTCATGAACAAGAACCCGCCGCTGAG GCGCACCCTGGCCGATATCATCATGGAGAAGATCACGGAGAAGCAGACGGAGGTGGAGACGGCGCTGTCGGAGCTCTCGGGCTGCCCCATGCCCCAGCTCGACCCCCGTGTCCTGGAAGTCTACAGGGGTGTCAGGGAG GTGCTGTCCAAGTACAGGAGTGGGAAGCTCCCCAAGGCATTTAAAATCATTCCTGCCTTGTCCAACTGGGAGCAGATCCTCTACATCACTGAGCCAGAGACCTGGACAGCTGCTGCTATGTACCAGGCCACCAG GATATTTTCCTCCAACCTGAAGGAGAGGATGGCCCAGCGGTTCTACAACCTGGTGTTGCTGCCACGGATCCGGGACGACATCGCCGAGTACAAGCGGCTCAACTTCCACCTGTACATGGCTCTGAAGAAAGCTCTGTTCAAGCCAGCAGCCTGGTTCAAGG ggatcctCATCCCGCTCTGTGAGTCGGGCACGTGCACGCTCAGGGAGGCCATCATCATCGGCAGCATCCTCAGCAAGTGCTCCATCCCCGTCCTGCACTCCAG CGCAGCGCTGCTGAAGCTGGCTGAGATGCAGTACAGCGGTGCCAACAGCATCTTCCTGCGCCTGCTCATCGACAAGAAATACGCGCTGCCCTTCCGCGTGCTCGACGCCCTGGTCTTCCACTTCCTGGCCTTCCGCACGGAGCAGCGGCTCCTGCCCGTGCTGTGGCACCAGAGCTTCCTGGCCCTGGCCCAGCGCTACAAGGAGGACTTGTCCTCGGAGCAGAAggaggctctgctggagctgctcaagTTCCACAGCCACCCTCAGATCTCACCCGAGATCCGCCGGGAGCTGATGAACTCCAAGACGAGGGACGTGGAAGGGGAGCAGGCGGTGGCCGTGGAATGA
- the MED20 gene encoding mediator of RNA polymerase II transcription subunit 20 isoform X2: MGVTCVSQVPVAEGKSVQQTVELLARRLEALGADKQGTFGVDCETYHTAAALGTQGQTGKLMYVMHNSEYPLSCFALFENGPCLVADANFDTLMVKLKGFFQNAKANKIESRGTRYQYCDFLVKLGTVTMGPSARGISVEVEYCPCVIPNDCWNLLMEFMQSFMGSHTPGIPSVFGSKHDSTYSPGDTMVQYMELFNKIRKQQQVPVAGIR; the protein is encoded by the exons ATGGGGGTTACCTG CGTGTCGCAGGTGCCGGTGGCCGAGGGCAAGAGCGTGCAGCAGACGGTGGAGCTGCTGGCCCGGCGGCTGGAGGCGCTGGGCGCGGACAAGCAGGGCACGTTCGGAGTGGACTGCGAGACTTACCACACCGCGGCGGCCCTCGGCACGCAGG GGCAGACAGGGAAGCTGATGTACGTCATGCACAACTCCGAGTACCCCCTGAGCTGCTTCGCCCTCTTCGAGAACGGGCCCTGCCTCGTGGCTGATGCCAACTTTGACACCCTCATGGTCAAGCTCAAGGGCTTCTTCCAGAACGCCAAGGCCAACAAGATCGAGAGCCGCGGCACCCGCTACCAGTACTGCGACTTCCTGGTGAAGCTGGGCACGGTCACCATGGGCCCCAGTGCCAGGGGAATATCCGTGGAG GTGGAATACTGTCCCTGTGTGATCCCCAACGACTGCTGGAACCTGCTGATGGAGTTCATGCAGAGCTTCATGGGCAGCCACACGCCCGGGATCCCGTCGGTGTTCGGCTCCAAGCACGACAGCACctacagccctggggacaccatgGTGCAGTACATGGAGCTCTTCAACAAGATCCgcaagcagcagcaggtgccCGTGGCTGGCATCAGGTGA
- the MED20 gene encoding mediator of RNA polymerase II transcription subunit 20 isoform X1, whose protein sequence is MGVTCVSQVPVAEGKSVQQTVELLARRLEALGADKQGTFGVDCETYHTAAALGTQGQTGKLMYVMHNSEYPLSCFALFENGPCLVADANFDTLMVKLKGFFQNAKANKIESRGTRYQYCDFLVKLGTVTMGPSARGISVEPQSSGMCPQVEYCPCVIPNDCWNLLMEFMQSFMGSHTPGIPSVFGSKHDSTYSPGDTMVQYMELFNKIRKQQQVPVAGIR, encoded by the exons ATGGGGGTTACCTG CGTGTCGCAGGTGCCGGTGGCCGAGGGCAAGAGCGTGCAGCAGACGGTGGAGCTGCTGGCCCGGCGGCTGGAGGCGCTGGGCGCGGACAAGCAGGGCACGTTCGGAGTGGACTGCGAGACTTACCACACCGCGGCGGCCCTCGGCACGCAGG GGCAGACAGGGAAGCTGATGTACGTCATGCACAACTCCGAGTACCCCCTGAGCTGCTTCGCCCTCTTCGAGAACGGGCCCTGCCTCGTGGCTGATGCCAACTTTGACACCCTCATGGTCAAGCTCAAGGGCTTCTTCCAGAACGCCAAGGCCAACAAGATCGAGAGCCGCGGCACCCGCTACCAGTACTGCGACTTCCTGGTGAAGCTGGGCACGGTCACCATGGGCCCCAGTGCCAGGGGAATATCCGTGGAG ccccagagctctgggatgTGTCCCCAGGTGGAATACTGTCCCTGTGTGATCCCCAACGACTGCTGGAACCTGCTGATGGAGTTCATGCAGAGCTTCATGGGCAGCCACACGCCCGGGATCCCGTCGGTGTTCGGCTCCAAGCACGACAGCACctacagccctggggacaccatgGTGCAGTACATGGAGCTCTTCAACAAGATCCgcaagcagcagcaggtgccCGTGGCTGGCATCAGGTGA
- the MED20 gene encoding mediator of RNA polymerase II transcription subunit 20 isoform X3 produces MLVFQPGSLAVTAGQTGKLMYVMHNSEYPLSCFALFENGPCLVADANFDTLMVKLKGFFQNAKANKIESRGTRYQYCDFLVKLGTVTMGPSARGISVEVEYCPCVIPNDCWNLLMEFMQSFMGSHTPGIPSVFGSKHDSTYSPGDTMVQYMELFNKIRKQQQVPVAGIR; encoded by the exons ATGTTGGTTTTCCAGCCCGGCTCTCTCGCTGTCACTGCAGGGCAGACAGGGAAGCTGATGTACGTCATGCACAACTCCGAGTACCCCCTGAGCTGCTTCGCCCTCTTCGAGAACGGGCCCTGCCTCGTGGCTGATGCCAACTTTGACACCCTCATGGTCAAGCTCAAGGGCTTCTTCCAGAACGCCAAGGCCAACAAGATCGAGAGCCGCGGCACCCGCTACCAGTACTGCGACTTCCTGGTGAAGCTGGGCACGGTCACCATGGGCCCCAGTGCCAGGGGAATATCCGTGGAG GTGGAATACTGTCCCTGTGTGATCCCCAACGACTGCTGGAACCTGCTGATGGAGTTCATGCAGAGCTTCATGGGCAGCCACACGCCCGGGATCCCGTCGGTGTTCGGCTCCAAGCACGACAGCACctacagccctggggacaccatgGTGCAGTACATGGAGCTCTTCAACAAGATCCgcaagcagcagcaggtgccCGTGGCTGGCATCAGGTGA